The window CCACCCTATGCCCTACGATCCCCGGGATGACCTGTACGACCCGAGCCGCTTCCAGTACCCTCAACCGGAAGCACCTGCTGACGAACCCGCGGACGAGACCCAGTAGGACCATGTTTCAAATCAGTCGGACTCTGATTGAACACGTTGCACAAAGATGCCTTTGAACGCACCCTCACGTGAAGCAGCAGTACCATAACCCAGGGGTGAGCAACCTACGGTATGGGGCCAAATACGACACCTGAGAGCCTTTTTTATGGCCCGTCATGCAGTAATAAACCACCACAtcatatatttttcataaaGGAGTGTGGCCCCACCACAAGTTAAGCATGAAACAATGCTGAACGAGAGAaataaaaaggtggaaaaaatgtaaacgtaTCACTTTTGGTTGTTTGGCTCCTCCCTcgccacataaaaacacagctggTCATTAACCGGAGTTCTGCTGTACATTTAATGCTGACTCGCGCAACGGAACGCCCCCCGCCCGCCCCCGTGCCTTTTTAAACCTCCAGAAGCCGTCAAAACAGCAGGAAGGCAActtcaaacaaacacaaaactgcCATGTTGCTGCGTTGCTTTCACaagcttgttttaaaaaaaaaagcacactgcTGACGTGTTGAAAAAAGTGTAGAGCCCCTTTAAGAGGCAGAGAAGGAAACGCTATGGAAAGTCCTATGgaaaaacaataacagtaaacattttattacatacatAACGATCAAATTAGAATTCAACAAAAACGGgtaaaatgttcatttccaGTGGTGAGAGCCTTGGTTTGTTTACTGGTGTCGCAAGGTGCTTTGGCCTACACTTGTCGGTGTCttgataacaaaaataaaccaaaaaaaagcctTCAGAATCAGAAAAAGAGTCCTCGCATCCTGCGGCCGATGCCCTGTCGGTCATAGAGGACGTTGAACTTGTTGATGAACTGGTTCATGCTGTTGCATGACTTGGTGATGGTGCCCAAGTAGGCCATGAGGCCCACGTCGTTGCATTGCTGCGGGGGAGACACAAGGGGGCGACGTCACAACACAGCAGCTGGTGTTTTTTGAGGGGCGGAGGGTCTTACATCATAGAAGTCTGTTTTAAACTTGATGGTGCTGAGGACCGGCAGTCTGTGGCACAGGGCGTTAGCTTCTCGCAGGATCTCGTGGTTAAAGGGAACCTCTCCTGTCGGACCAAGAAAAGGccaaaaacattacattaaaaCATGAAGCACCATACAGCAAactaaatacagtgttcccttgtttatcacggggaatagattcccaaaatagcctgcaattgctgaaatctgcgaagtagccaactttattttttattttatttttttacaatgattatatatgttttaaggctgtaaaacccctcaccatacactttatacacttttctcagacgggcattaacattttctcacattcctctcttgtttaaacactttcaAAGTTTAAATTTGGTTAGAATTTTAAAGATCAACCTACgcggttggacacaagaaattattaagtgacgcacgcgtattcactcctcctctgtagcgtttttggatccttgttaaaacatactgcaGCTGCCGTCGTCGtcatcctactccttgaaccaaagattcatttagccggttagcttcttcttctattgtttattggcggttagcaagcagctcacacagaaAGTTTGCTAGGGACCATTGACCACAACGGGAAACAGCACGAAGGAAACTGATTGATAATGGTCTACGGCCGATCTGGACGCAAAACACAATGGACGGGTTCACCCTtcgccaataaggactgttgggGTCTATATTGTCTACGGTGGGTTCGTAATATGCTCCTACAGGCccgtaaacacatactgagactagGTGGAgccgcacacgtcttcaactctcacatgagtatacaacagcctctactggtagcagtagaaaatacaataacagacacatccaacagagcactgatagatcgctctaatacaccacaaggacgcagaaacacaatgcgcattcatacactgttaaaaaaaagaagaagcaaaattgcactttaaaaaaaacgcaaaacgGCAAATCCGtgaaaaggtgaaccgcaatgtagcaagggaacactgttcAGATGCACTCAAAATCATTCAACACCCTCCATGtaaattacattcatttacagtataaactTCCAATAGTGGCCATTTATCGTATTACTCGTTTTGAGCTATTAAATTCCTGTAATTTCTTGGTTTATTGCAAACTGCTGCAAGTTTATGAACTTTACAAATAAGTAATTTGCAATGGGAGAGgcataaaataattacatccaTAAAGACTTAAagattttacattatttttttaaccaagaaataattttcatatttatatatatatatatatatatatatatacagaccctttccaaaaaattagaatgtcatggaaaagttgtttcatttccataattctattaaaaaaattaaactttcatagattatagattcagggcccacaatttaaacgatttcaagtatttatttgtttatttttacataatttgggcttccagctcattaaacccacgaaaacaggaattcaaaaaattagaatactgtgaagaaatcagcccaaattttgcagggcatgaatgttttaaactgagtgtcacacactaatcatctactaaactcaaatcacctgcacaggcttccccaggtgtcattaaattgcttcagtttggttcaattgtctcagttcggttcaatatggggaagactgcagacatgacaactggccagaagaccatcattgataccctccataggatgggtaagccacaaaagttcacaGCTAAGAAGGCTGgctgttcacagagtgctgtgtccaagcatatcaatggaaagtctcgaggaagggcaaaatgtagcaggagaagatgcaccagcaaaagagatgaccgtggacTTCagtggattatcaaacagggaagattcaagaatctggcagagatccagaaagagtggaatgaggcgggagtcacagcttcaaaaaccaccacattcagacgcatccgggagatgggctacaactgtcgggttcctcgggtcaagccacttctgaacctgagccaacgtaggaagcgtctccactgggccaaggagaagaaggactggactgctggccagtggtccaaggtcctcttttccgatgaaagtaaagtgtgcctttcatttgggaatcacggtccaagggtttggaggaagacgagtgaggaacagaacccaagctgcctgaggtccagtgtgaaaaatccacagtccgtcatgatttggggtgcaatgtccggtgcaggtgttggtaaactctgctttcttaaatccaaggtcaccgcaacagtcgaccagaatgttttagaggacttcatgattccttctgctgaggatctgtatggagatgcagatttcatcttccagcaggacctggcccctgcccataccgccagaagcaccaaaacctggtttgatgcccatgccatcacagtgcttgactggccagccaactcaccggacctaaaccccattgagaatctatggggtattctcaagaggaaaatgaggggcaccagacccaacaacaaagaagagctgacagcaagcatcaaggaaatctgggcttccataactcccaggcaatgccacaggctgattgcttcaatgccacgtggcatcgaggcagtgattaaggcaaagggattcccaaccaagtattgaagattgacatgtCCTTTTGAAAgcaccatattttgattgatttgatgtgatcctaatttctttctttttttcctgcaaaaactgagaagtaaatggtgatttcttcacagtattctaattttttgaattcctgttttcatgggttttatgagctggaagcccaaattacgtaaaaataaacaaacacttgaaatcgtttaaattgtgggccctgaatctataatctatgaaagtttaactttttgagtggaattatggaaattaaacaacttttccatgacattctaattttttggaaagggtctgtgtatatacacacacacacacacacatatatatatatatatatatatatatgaaaaatgtcaatttaaaaaatgctgacaattATTTTAccataaaataaaccaaaaatatcaatttttttgtgtgttttggattaacaaaacatgcttttcattggtcAGTGATGTTATAGGGAAAAAATCTGACTGGTTGCCACTgataaatgttgaaatgttgaaaaaactaaaagaaaacattttaacataaatgtttttcttaATCTAAATTTAGTTAACATAACTTAATTATTTTACCAAAAGTAATAATTAAAtcgattttttttcatatttttttaagccACAAAATGTGGATGCTGTACATGTTTTTCATCGGATATTCACAAGACAAGATAAAGAGCACCATCTAGTGGCACGATGCAAATTACGTTGCACAGGTGAAGTTTCTTGAAAAtagaatacaattttaaaaacctGTGACAGCTAAATGCTTCCAATTAAGTTAAAGACGATGAGAGATGTTATAACAGAAGGCTAAGAAACATGGAATCCTGCAAAAGCCGAAGTAGCACATGTGGCATCAAACAGAACTTGCAATGAAGTGTGAGGGGCCTCAACTTAACGACGTGCTGCAAGGAAGTGTATCATTTCCAGCCTGCTCATTAACAGCGTCTCACCTGCTTCCACCGCTTTGACGTACTCCAGGATGATCTTCACGCGACTGTGCAGCATCTTGATGGCGCTGTGCTGGGCTATAAGGTGCTCAGCGACTGCCACGACAACACAACATATCAGAGCcttatttaagttttttttgtcCCAAACTTACTTTACCTGTGGAGTTCTCGCCCGTGCCGGTGGCCGTCATGCGGGCCACGTGGTCCACGCCTATCCTCTCGGCCTCCTCCGTAGCGAGGGTGTAGTTCAGCTCGGCAAACAGCATGGTGGCCTGCGTTGGAGAGGACGACGTTGAAAGAAGGCGTTGCTAAAGTATGAGTCAGACTTTGGAGGAAGGTTACCTCGCCGCTGATGATGTCAATGACGGACTCATAAACGCTAACGGGCAGCTGAGGAAGAAAATGGTGGTTAAGTTGTTTGTACACGtttttgacactggaacagataATTTCTATTCCCATTCTTTCCAAACTCACATCAGTGTGTTTGGTCATCGGGTTGAGCTTGAGGAAGAGCGGGCTCTCGATGATCTCACACACCTGACAGGAGAAGACATAACAATCAAGGTTGTATTTAATTGAATAGTATTAAGAGGATTTTCGCTCTGTTAATCCACCTGTTTGTGAATGTGGATGTCAGACTGGTCCGGTGGCCCGCCGGTGGTGTACCAGCCCAAGAACTCCATGTCTTTGAACACCTGTTTGACTGTGAAGGCACACATAAGTACAGTAACACTATTTACCAAACAccaaagccatttttttcatgaaagctCACATTGCTCCTCCTTGGTGTAGTAGTACTCCTTGTCAATGTGCACTTTGTCATCGATGGTGTGTGAGAGCAGCTCAAAAGAGTTCATCACCTCGATGTTTCGGCCCTCCTGCTTCCCGATGAGAGCGCCGATGACTGGAACATGAGAGATAACCACAGAGATGACACAACAGTCCAGcatgagagacacacacacatacgacAAATAAGCCGACCTTGCATCGGTCGGCCCTCTTGTGAGCGGATACGTATCCAGTGGTCGGATATGTTGAGGATGACAAGAGGATGCAAAGCCACGGAGACACTGCCGGTCATCCCTGAGGCCATCACACTGGGGCTCgctgcagacacacaatagaAGAAACATCCAGGTTCATTTCTTAACAATTAAGAACCCAACAGTGTACAGTgtagtttgtgttgtgttgtcagtgttggGCTAAAAGCAACAATATGACATCCTAATGGGATTGGGGTGCCGGGACTAACTTCACAATATTATCTGTCTCATTTGTTATAATGGTGCAGTGACACAGATTGAGTTTGATAAACAAAGAGGGGAATATTGACTCAAACTAGTTCATTTGTTGATATATTTTACAACAAGCCAAACCCGTGTCAGACAACTAGCAGCCTGGGAGATTTAATATGGCAAATTCTTCGCCACAAACGGACAGACTTGTATTTAGACATGACATACGTGTGAAGTTGTGTTGCTATGATGGGAAGTATTtgaataaatgtacaaataaatactCGCCTGCCCCGTCTACTTCCATTCCGCCGCCGTTGCTGGTCGCCATCTTGTCCAGAGAGCGCGCATGCGCTGTGGGTTTCTGAACTTCACGTTCAGCTAGAATGactatgtttacattttttttaattaatcaacatatattaatatatgactgagagagattttttttaagaaaatgtatacattttacacattaacacattaccattattattattattattatatttacagttttcatttCGTTTACAAAGTGACACCGGATCCTGCAGTCAAGCAGCTGTTTCCGGCGGAGTGTTGATGAAGGCGCACCCCGGTGGTGCTTCAGCATTTTTGTCCgtccgacacacacacacacagagagaaagTGTCAACAATTTGGTTTACATAATGGATGAATTTACACCTTGTAACCTCAACTACcttccagaaaacatcttacTTGACGTGCTGTCATATTTGAGCGTTCGTGAGCTCGTCCGAGCTGGAAGGTAAGATAATAATAAAGCTTCCCCGCATTGATCTTGATGACAATAACCGCTCCCTGACTCATGATTGAAGTATTGTATTAAATGGCGTCCTTTCAGAGTGTGTAAGAGATGGAGACGCCTTGTGAGGGATCAAAGACTGTGGAGACTTGTCGACCTGACTGCGTGGAAAGGGGTAAGAAGAAGTGAACCTTTTATGTGGCACCATCTTCACCTCTAGCTCTTATTTTTGCCTCTAAAATTGTAtcttgcattttttgttttggtttcgtAGTAGTGCGGTTGGTTTGTGTACACTAACTTGGTCCTGTTGACAAAGTGTGCCTCTCTTTACCCAGACTTGTTCCTGATGACATAAAATGTGACAAAGTGTCTTGTCTCTCTACCCTACCATGTTCCCGTTGACATAAAGTGTCTCTCTCCTCTCTTTTCTCCACAAGATGACATCCCGTATTCTGTGGGCCTTGCTCCGCCAGTATCTAGGTTGTGGGCTTCGATGTTTACGCTTGCGTGGTTTGCTCCTCTCTGTCCGAGGAGGCACCTTCCTCTCCGAGGCTTGGCTCAAAGCTTTGTCCACCAAGTGCCCTCGCCTGAGTAGGCTCTACCTTCTGCATGCTGATTTGAGAAGCCTCCCCAGTTGCCAACTCCTGCCTCCATCCCTGAAGGTGTTGGAGCTGCGAGGCTGTGAGCTGCCTCAGGACTTCTTCAACCAGGACCTTCCTACATCGTCTGAAGAGGGTGCTGAAGCCACCTCCAGTGCGAAACAGAAAGGAAGTAGTGGACGTAGCGCTCCGTCAGGGATTTCTATCGAATGTTTAATCCTCAATAATGTCCCTTCTTTCAAAGACCAGCACCTGCAGAGTCTGACGTCATGGCAGAGGCTCAGCCGTTTGGAGTTATGTGACACATTTCGAGTGACCGCTAGCGGGCTCAGGACCTGTGCTGCCAAGGATGGGGCGTGTGGTGTGGAAGGCCTATTTCGGCTTAAGTATCTAGAAATAAGCATCACTACGCGTCAGGGCTACCAGCTGCAAATGGCTTCCTTGGGGTTAGGAGCAGGATGGCTGGGACTCGAGGAGCTGAGCCTTGGCGGCAAGGAGGTAGGACCCGGGTTGCTCTGCGCGAGCCGCCTGAAGGACCTGAAGCGCCTCTATCTAAAGGCCTGCACCCTCAGCGAGATGCAGATTGTGCGGAGTTG of the Dunckerocampus dactyliophorus isolate RoL2022-P2 chromosome 11, RoL_Ddac_1.1, whole genome shotgun sequence genome contains:
- the cops6 gene encoding COP9 signalosome complex subunit 6, translated to MATSNGGGMEVDGAASPSVMASGMTGSVSVALHPLVILNISDHWIRIRSQEGRPMQVIGALIGKQEGRNIEVMNSFELLSHTIDDKVHIDKEYYYTKEEQFKQVFKDMEFLGWYTTGGPPDQSDIHIHKQVCEIIESPLFLKLNPMTKHTDLPVSVYESVIDIISGEATMLFAELNYTLATEEAERIGVDHVARMTATGTGENSTVAEHLIAQHSAIKMLHSRVKIILEYVKAVEAGEVPFNHEILREANALCHRLPVLSTIKFKTDFYDQCNDVGLMAYLGTITKSCNSMNQFINKFNVLYDRQGIGRRMRGLFF
- the LOC129189993 gene encoding F-box/LRR-repeat protein 12-like → MDEFTPCNLNYLPENILLDVLSYLSVRELVRAGRVCKRWRRLVRDQRLWRLVDLTAWKGMTSRILWALLRQYLGCGLRCLRLRGLLLSVRGGTFLSEAWLKALSTKCPRLSRLYLLHADLRSLPSCQLLPPSLKVLELRGCELPQDFFNQDLPTSSEEGAEATSSAKQKGSSGRSAPSGISIECLILNNVPSFKDQHLQSLTSWQRLSRLELCDTFRVTASGLRTCAAKDGACGVEGLFRLKYLEISITTRQGYQLQMASLGLGAGWLGLEELSLGGKEVGPGLLCASRLKDLKRLYLKACTLSEMQIVRSCRMLRGLSGLHRLEFLDVVFQPRLCPPEGRGGGEEEQEGEEEPAGGDTVNSESKPDELIPNLRRSLAILLPCCTLAFSNCSVQSNAD